The following nucleotide sequence is from Anatilimnocola floriformis.
GCCAGCTGCTAGTCACCAAGTCGGCAGCGACGACCGCCGCGCTGAAGATCGGCGTCGCCAAAGGTGACAAGCTGACGGTGACCAACAACCTGGAGACGAAGGTCGATTATTTGCTCGTGAAGGACGAAGATGGAACGTACTTCGTGGGAAAGAACGTGAAGCCCGGTGAGGCTGAACTAACAAAAATCGACCCCGATGCCGCCAGCACCGAGCTCGGCCGGCGCTTGAATGAATTCCGCCCGGCGTTTCCCGACGGGTACGACGAAAATCTGCACGATACGAACATCGATTTATTTTCATTCGGCTCCCGCTATTACAACCGCTGGGGTAATTCGCAAACGAGCCAGGCCCAGAGCCTGCTCGAGCGGAATCTGGTGCGGTTCGCCAATCTCAGCAGGCAGCCACTGGAGCCCAAGAGCTACGTCGCCCTCGCCGCCACGAATCCCTTCGTGCCGATGGGCACCACGACACGGCAATACGGCAGCCTGCACGTCATCGAAGGCAACTACTAACCGGTCTTGTCTCAGAACTCAAAACCCAGAACCACTCCCTGCATGGTCGCCTCCCACCCCATGATCGAACTTCGCCGCCTGCACCGGTATTTTGGCCGGACGAAGGCGGTGAATGACGTTTCGTTCGAAGTGCCGCGCGGCACGGTCTTCGGCTACATCGGACCCAACGGCGCGGGAAAGACGACGAGCATGCGGATTCTCGCGTCGCTCGAGCTCCCCACGTACGGCGATGCCTTTGTCGATGGTTTTTCGGTGATCAACGATCCCGATCGCGTGCGCCGGCGACTCGGTTTCATGCCCGATTACTTCGGCACCTATGCCGATGTGAACGTCGAGGAGTATCTCGACTTTTTTGCGCGATCGTATGGCCTGGTGGGGCGCGAACGGCACCAGCGGTTGCAATACGTGATGCACTTCACGGGCTTGGACGTTCTGAAGGAAAAGCCGATCCGGGCTTTGTCGAAAGGGATGAAGCAGCGGCTGTGTCTGGGCCGCGCGATGGTGCATGATCCAGCTGTGCTGATTCTGGACGAACCGGCGAACGGCCTCGATCCGCGGGCCCGCATCGAGCTGCGTGAAATGATCCGCGAGCTAGCCGCGCGCGGAACGACGGTGCTGGTGAGTTCGCATATTCTCACCGAGCTCGCCGAAATGTGCGATCGGGTCGCGATTCTGGAGCGGGGGCAGCTCCTGGCGATGGGGACCGTCGCGGAGATTCAAAAAGAACAGCAGCCCCGCCGTGAAGTAAACGTTGGCTTGATCGGTGATCTCACGCCGCTGGTGAACTGGCTGCGGGCCCGCAGCGACCTGGCTGATGTAAAAGTCACCGGCCAGCAAGTTCGCTTTGCTCATCAAGGAGAGCAAGATTCGGAAGTGGCGCTGCTGCGTGAGTTGGTGCAAGCCGGGTTTCCGATTTGTGAATTCAGCAGCCATACACAGTCACTCGAAGATGTCTTCCTGGCCGTGACCAAAGGACTTGTGCAATGACCACCGCCAGCGACCCACTGCAACCCATGCCGCCCAATCCGAGCGGCCCCACGCCGATCGTGGCCGAATTGGCAGCGGCAACGAATACGTTTTGGCAACGGTTCGACTTGCTGCTCGACGGCCTCAGCGATCGGTTGAATCCGATTCTGGTGAAGGAATCGCGGCAGGCGATGAAAAGCCGGCAGTTCACCATCACTTTCACGCTGCTGCTGATTGTTGGTTGGGTTTACACGCTCCTGTTCGTGCTCGTCAATTTGCCGGGCGTGTTCTATTCGCCGCTTGGTCGGTTCATGCTGTTCGGCTATTACCTGATCCTGGCGGTACCGCTGCTGATCGTTGTTCCCTACGGCGCGTTTCGTTCGCTCGCGTCGGAGCTCGAGGACGGCACTTTCGAATTGCTCTCGATCACCGCGCTCCATTCGCGGCAAATCATTCTCGGCAAGCTCGGCAGCAGCGTGCTGCAGATGCTCGTTTATTATTCAGCCCTCGCGCCGTGCATCGCCTTCACGTATCTGCTACGCGGCGTCGACGTGATGACGATCTTTTTCATTCTGCTCTATTCGTTCTATGCCACGCTGCTCCTCAGCGTGGTGTCGCTCGCGCTGGCCACCGTCACTCGTTCACGGCAGTGGCAGGTGTTGTTATCCGTGCTGCTGGTCGTGGCGCTCGTCCTGTTTGCGTTCTTCTGGTGCATGGGCATGTCAGCGATCCTCTCGGCGGGATCGTCGATGCCCTATGACGAACCGGAATGGTGGATGATCAATGTCGCCATTTTCATGTTTGAAATTGCCCTGGTGATTCTGTTTGTCTTCATCGCGGCTGGGCAGATCAGCTTTGCCAGCGAGAACCGGAGCACCAGCATTCGGATCATGCTGCTGGT
It contains:
- a CDS encoding ABC transporter ATP-binding protein — translated: MVASHPMIELRRLHRYFGRTKAVNDVSFEVPRGTVFGYIGPNGAGKTTSMRILASLELPTYGDAFVDGFSVINDPDRVRRRLGFMPDYFGTYADVNVEEYLDFFARSYGLVGRERHQRLQYVMHFTGLDVLKEKPIRALSKGMKQRLCLGRAMVHDPAVLILDEPANGLDPRARIELREMIRELAARGTTVLVSSHILTELAEMCDRVAILERGQLLAMGTVAEIQKEQQPRREVNVGLIGDLTPLVNWLRARSDLADVKVTGQQVRFAHQGEQDSEVALLRELVQAGFPICEFSSHTQSLEDVFLAVTKGLVQ